In the Zingiber officinale cultivar Zhangliang chromosome 5A, Zo_v1.1, whole genome shotgun sequence genome, CCATCAGCGAATCTTCCAAGAAACTTAGTTCAACTGATCGGCTTGCGAAGATAtgcgtgtgtgtgtatatatacacACACGCTCATCTCCCAGATCTTCCCATGCAATCCGACGAATAATCCATCGCTTCAGATTAATTCCTATAGGTCTCAACGACGGTAGCTAATCCATTAGAAACAATGGgaaaggcggcggcggcggcggcggcggacggAGGCCGGTGCAGGCGCCACCCGGAGCACAGGCAGTCGGTCGGAGTCTGCCCCTTCTGCCTCACGGAGAAGCTGCAGCGCCACCTCTCTCATCGCTCGTCCACCGCCACCTCCTCTTGCGCAGTCGCCGGCGCTCTATCTTTCTATTCGTCCGCGTATTCCTCCGACGATGACTCCGACGACGCGTCTTCCTCTGTTTCATACGAGGACGCTGCGACGAGGCCGCGGGGATCCGGCGGCCGGCAGCTGATGAAGAGTTGGTCGTTGGCCTTCGTGGCCAGAGGCCGTCGGAAGGAGCGGGTGAAGAAAGAGGAGAAGGGGAAGAAGGAGAGGTTTTGGAGGAAGCTGTTCAGTAGCTCGattgtgaggaagaagaagaagaaagaggagcGCTTCGATTTGATGCATTCTCAGACCTACAAGGAGAAGTCTTCTGCAAAGTGGATCTATTAGTTAGTTAATTACTTCTAGCTCCTAGTGAAATATATTGTCAATTATTATTCAatttattcatgtatatataggGAAAGTGATAGTAATCTTAGCTTACTGTATTTTTGTTAAAGGATCTTCAAATAGAGGCAAACTATTCAAAAAGTGTTATAATACTCGAGAAATAAACTCGCATAAAATCTTATTCGAAAAGTTAGCGAGCATAGATTTTGATCGTTTCTTTATCAAAATTCGATATTCAACGTGATAAGAGCTTGCTTAATTATATTCCTTTAATATATACcagattaatttaaaaataaatttaaaaaatattaaattaaatgaataaatttgaatatTGGAACTTAGTTTTCTTGATTTTCGTCAAATCTAGTCagctttttcaaattaatttgagGCGAGATGTGATCGATTCATAGAGACAATAACATAAATCATAGAGCTAACTAAGGGTTACCTCGATGAGGTCTCTCCAATGTCTAAATTATCATGAGAGCCTCAAAAGAGATTAATCCTATCTGAAAATAGGAGAGTAAAAAGGTGGGGATGTTGTTACTGTGTTGACTGGATGTAGATTGCATCCCGCTCTGTAAAATAAGTAACGTTAGTGTCGAGCCAGGAAAGGAGtctccggcgttggccctccgacgttcaagtcaatcACCGAAACTGTAGAGGAAAGCGGAGCAATAGTAACGCAAGAGCAAATAGTGAATAATGTGTACCTCCGTCggtgcttggaccccctttatatagagtcttGGTGAGCGACATGCACGCTCCTTGAGGCGTGAGCACGTTCTCCGatgtgtcctatgaaaggacttgTTAGGAAAGTACCCCTGATACCATAATTTAACAGGGTATGCATATccttgacaagacagtagaagcttccgtcgtacgatccgctGTCGATCATGCCTCCTGTCAGCGGCACTGtatcccaaaaggatatcgagagatatAACAATGGTCCCGCTGCTTGGCCGAACGGGGTAGCCGCTCAACCGGGACTCCTCCATTCTATCGGCCTCAGCTGCTCTCCCTTGCGGTGATTGGGCGTAGTAGCTTGTTCCTCCCGATCGAACAAGCTCTTCGGTCTCCTCAACGTCCTGTCAGTCCGCACTAAGCGTCTGGCTGTCTTATTGTATTATCCCGAGCTAGACGGGTTGTCAGCTTGAACAAGTCTCTTGTCGATCAGACACTAATTGCCCCGAACGACCTTGCTAagatcctccgctcggccaccgtAGGCAAGCCTTTTGACACCATGGCGTTGACCAATTTGACTTTGGCCTTCACCTCGACTATTGACCCGTGTCGGGCGGGCCcccctttatcaccgcatcacaagtctccccttcaagtctagttgaaggaggttgcaagtccgactgactggaccagtaGAGTCTTCGGTGGTTTCCACATCCGATCAGACCATATACGCTCCCAAGTTTCTAATTGGATCACATATCTTCGTCGTTTGGCTCCCTTTCGCTGGTTTGGATTTGTAGCTGCCGCTCAGATCATACCGCCTAAGGCAGATGGTGCATCAGTCGCTCGGCTGTGTAATAACCCACTCACTATGCCGATCGAGACGATGGGGGACAACACTTGGCAAAATTTCTCCTTCCCCTGAGCTCCCTCTAATGAGCGCCCTTTCTTAGTAGCTCATgtcatccaaatttcttgaagACCGTGCAAATATCTGATCATTATAACCGAGCACGTggtcataccttttaattaagcctcattaatatCTTCCGATAACTGAATGTCATGTGTCCCACTTTCTGCTGTCGCACGTTTGACATGATAGGTGGATATCCACTGGCGATGTGATAAGCGCCTTTTCAAATTCTATGGTCGGATCTTCTCCTGATTTTTTGAACCTTGGATCGGACGGCTTAGGGCGATCggccgcgaggtttataaaccttacTTCGCGTCGCCGTCGTCTTCATTCCTTGGGCTTTCATCTTCGAGCCTTCTCTATGACGCttcatcttttcttcttctccggcgATGGTTTTCTATAAGTTTCTTCGCTCTTTCCTCATCCGAATTCGTTCGTTGCTCCTTCTCGAAACCTTTATTTTCGATGGCTAGTTCTTCGCAACCCCCCATCCCCGTCCCTGGGCTCTAGTATACTTCCACCGAGTCCAGGTTCGATGGGGACGACATTGAAAGGATAAAATTTGCCTACCATTTTTCCTCCAattaccaagttgtcattccatctgCTTACGAGCGGCCACACGAACCACCAACGggttttctatgattttttaagGATCAATTCACCATCGGCCTTTGATTCCCCGTTCATCCCTTTTTGCCGATGTTTGTAAATACTTTCATATTTCCCTTAATCAGCtagtgccgaactcctttagaCTACTATGCGGGATTGTAGTTTTGTTTTGCCTACATGGTATCCCCTTGACTCCTCAagcttttcattatttttattatcccaaattgtTTGAGCCGGGGACCTTCTTGTTTCAAGCCCGAGTGAGCTCGGTCTTTTTTAATAAAATGTCGTTCTCCAATAAGTATTGGAGGGAACACTACGTCTTTCTTCGTTTTACCGAGCGGTCAGGCTTCTTGATCAGCTGACAGATGGAAGTGATGAATCCCCCATTGCTCGGGAAGTACATAAGCCGATCGGACTTTCTCTAAGTAGCTTCTTGTTTCACAGTCAGAAGTATCATATTCACTAGTTGTTGTTGAAGGATGCCCTTTATGTGTTTGACTTGAGCTCGATCCGCACACGACTttcgtccagcctaggtatgccctttcttgtcttcatctttgaatctaactgattttgccTTCTTTTTTGTAGCTCACATCACGTTAAGGGTGTGTTTGGCCGGCAAGAGCAAACTCCCGAACGCGGAACAAACTTGGTTTGctttaacttgatttggtttaacttagtttggtttaacttgatttTCATTTAGTTTTCTCCATCCTCCTAGGGACGGCGACAAGGTTATAGaaaaggagattttttctaaacagaattctattttttttcgttctttctttgtaaccgacggcaaaggttataaaaggagtaggtggtgtcccctaaaacctaattttctcacAAGCCTCCTCTTCTCCTTACCTAGGGCCGGCGACATCCcacctcttccttggtggtcggcgcccccccccccccctccccctcctccttggtggccgacgccCCCTCCTTCTTGGTGGTCGAcagattggagaagaagaagaagaagagaaggaagtgtttgagcaatctaggtgccataggttttgatgtttgggcaaaggtttaagttagatttattgttgtatttgatatgcattgtgagtgtgcaggatacaggtagaacaaggaaagtccaagtgtgatcatggcaaaggaggaaagtccaaggacgagtcttggcggtgtaagtccaaggatgtagtcttggcaacgtaagtccaagtgtgacttggcaatggatgaagtcccggaggtgaggagcctcttggcaaaggaagctccgacaatatggacaaggccgaaggaagctccagaaggcaagatgtgaaggatagggagacatccgaggggcgcgaggctgatggaggaggctagaaggctaggtctaggttggtcgggcgaggacgagtgctgagtgattgtactcagggcaaaattctatgtgttttaggatttactgtagTAGACTGTAGCGACACTGTACcagtactgtagtagtcgactggtatactgtagcagtcgactggtagccgacc is a window encoding:
- the LOC121979984 gene encoding uncharacterized protein LOC121979984; this encodes MGKAAAAAAADGGRCRRHPEHRQSVGVCPFCLTEKLQRHLSHRSSTATSSCAVAGALSFYSSAYSSDDDSDDASSSVSYEDAATRPRGSGGRQLMKSWSLAFVARGRRKERVKKEEKGKKERFWRKLFSSSIVRKKKKKEERFDLMHSQTYKEKSSAKWIY